The DNA sequence TTTGTGGAGAAAGTAGATCTTTGTCCAATATGTATAAGCTATGAATATTATTCCCTAAGAGAGCCTGACAAAAATCAGGGGCATGGAGCTTGGTGCTCCTGAAATTGGAAGGGCCAGGGCAGACTGAGAGTAGGAGGCCAGCCTCAGGTCTGCAAGGCAAGCGCTCAGAGCGGGGACAGCTGGTGCCTAAGGTGCCCCTTCCTGGCGCTGCTTACTGCTCCTCCGGGGCGAAGTTCTTCTTTGCATTTGGCCAGGAGTTGGCCTCTCTGTCTTCCCCTTACTACATCCCTGCATGGGGCTTGGCTTCTCGGTGACCACGGTGAAGGTCCTCTGAGGCATCTCTACCCACCTGCCAGTCAGGAGCTGCCATGGGGGTGGATAGGCTGCCAGCTCTGGTCAGCCCGCCTgaccacttccctcccctcccaagtCTAGGGCCCAGAGGGGGTGCCACCTGGGGCTGGCAGTGggccagcagctcctgccagcgAATATAGGTCTGGGCCGCCAGGTCCTTGAGTCTGGTCCGGTGCATGGCCTGGGGGCTCTCCCGGATATGGGTGCTGATGTGACGGTCCAGTTGCATGCACAGCAGCTGCAGCTCCCCCTGCAGGGTGGAGTGCATGGAGGAGGGTGTTACataggccaggcccctccacagAACGGGAGGAGGGggcaagaaatcagagaaagagggatGCATTTGAATGACTGCTCTGAAGtagggcaggaaagggaggagaggaacAGGGCAGCCACTGGAAGGTCGGGTCAGGATCCCCTGGGAATGCCCCGtgggacactgggagaaggagggagccTGGCTCCCCTAGGCCCACTTCTTTCAGAGCCTCCCACTCTTTCAGAGTCTCCCACTCTTTGCAGCTCCCAACAGTGGGCTGGCCTCCATCTCAGCCTCTTGGGAGACTCACCCACTGGTCTGGAGTAATGTCCTGGCAGCTGACCACCACCCCGGCCAGCGTCAGCAGGCTGTGGCATAGGTAGCAGGCCtggaaagagcacagagggacagagcacagagagacagagcacagagggACAGGCGCGCCTCAGTCCGGCGCCTCCAGACTCCATGCTTGCAGGCCTGGGTGGGGACTCAGCCCACTGCTGGGGCTTCCAGGCACAGTCTCTAGGGAGGTATCCTAATGGAGGGCTGTGGACCCCCTGGCTCAGAACCCTCCCTCCGATGGGTGATTGTCCTTCCTTcattcagaagaagaagaaacctcTGCCATCCAGAAACCCATCCTGTCCCTCAGGCCTGtcccagaggcacagagaaagcctgctggggagaggggacaggcccctctcccctctgcacaGGGTCTGTGGTCCTGCTCTGTTCCCTGAGGCACCCATGGCAGATGCCACTATTCTCTAAGGAGGGGACATGGCCTCCTGAGTCGGCAGGACACCCCTTGTGTGGACAGTCAGACCATGTTGACCCAAGGAGGCCAGCgaagaggggagaggcagacggAAGATGGCTTCGGTTCAGCATCTGTACACTTACCCTCTGGCTCATACCCTTGCTCTTGCCCCCTCGACATTCTGAGGGGTACAGATAGAACAAAGGCCAATTCCATTGGCTCAGGGAATGATTGGATCCCAGGGTGCCCCTGGACTCTGTCGGCACCCACTCTTTTCTGGGGTTATCCAGACAaagagaggcacagggaggggaGCACCCTCAAAGACAGGCGTGGCTTCTGCTGTGAAAGACAGCCTGCTCCTGGCAGTCTGAACTCCTCCACTCAAAAGTGCCTGTCGCCCTGTCCCCTTTAGACTCCTACGTCTAAGGTAGGGAGGGGGCCATGAAACACCCCCACTGTTGCGCCCATTGCAGATTACTAGCTCTGAGGCTGAGCTGGGATGGGAAAGGCGAGCTCCGGAGAAGACCGGTAGGGCCTGGTAACAACAGGGCTGGAGTTCAGGACCAGTCCAAGACTTCCCTGTGCCCCAACCTCCCCTGCCCGTCTCATCCAGAAACAGCAGCACCACTCTGCACAGACATCGTGAGGGCAGAAGCTAGAACCATTTTTGAGGGCATCAGACATGGAGGACTGTCTTGTTTGTTGGTTTTAAAGattccatctatttatttgacagagagagagcacaagcagggggagtggcagagggagagggagaagcagactccccactgagcagggagcccaaccacctggatcccaggacctgagcggaaggcagacccttaacccaccaagccacccagctgcccctggagtACTATCTTCTTGAACTCAAAATACCACAGTGCAAAAATCCTGAGAAGGGACCCTACCCCACCTCCACGCCCGCAGCACCTGTCTTGCCCAGGACCCAAACTGTTCTTCAGCACCACAGCTGAGGCTCACGGGGGGCCTGACCCCAGAGCCTGGCCAGGTTGGGCAACACCGCACACCGCAGTCTGGGAGAAGACACAGTGTGCAAAGCCCTGGGGACCACCAGCGAGCCTCCAAGCAGGGCTGCCCCAGGTGGGGCGGGACCCAGTTTCCGAGCCAGTTGCCCCTGTGGGGTCCTGCAGCTGCCTAGGTCTGCATCCCCCATCTGGGCTGGCAAGCTGCTACTtccccccaggctccccttccccagcctggCCTCGCCTTGAAGAGGTCCACAGCATTCAGAACTCCTTCTCAGTCTGCAGCCCTGGCAAAAGGCTCCCGCTGCCCCCATCGCCCCCATAAAGCAGGCACTGGcttgtgtgccagacactgttcctTGACTAAGACAGAGCCACAAACACTTAGACATTAGAAAAAGAAACTTCAGGAAGGCAGTTGTTTGGTCAACAAATACTGACTCTGTTTTCCCGTGGACCAAAAAGAGAAAGGGtccttctagaattttttttttctatttttctggtcGGGGAGGGGGTGGAATGCAGTTcagaaggcttcaaggaggaAATGACTAAGCCTAGCCCAGGCCTCAAAGGAACAGTAGGATCGGAGGTGAAGATGGCCCCGtgcaggtgggggcagggctgagaTTGCAACACCAGACAGATCCTAGAGCTGATGCAAGAAACAGAGGCAGGGCTCGTTGGGGGACCCGCCACCAGGTAGCTGGACTGgagcagggcagaaggagggggccCCCTGAGGACCAGGCTGGCCCTTGAGGGCGGGGGCAGTGGGCAGTGGAGGTGGTTCAAGGGTCttgagcagggaggctgctctGTGGGGGACAGACTGCCTGCCCCCCACCGCCCTCAGACAGGAGGCATCAGAATCAGTTGAGATGGAAGACCACCAGCAAGAAAATGTGGCTGTCTCTGACAGAAAGGACTGTAGGACAGCCTTCATCATTTCTTTCCTAAGCTTATTTTCCTACAGTGTGTGTGCTTTCCTCCTATAATCTGAATACaattaaagttaatttaaaatgagACAATACCAGTTACAATTGCCGGAGTCTCTTGGGtttggggtgggtgtggggcaaAGGAGACAGACGTGTGACCCTGAAAAGGAGCCGCACTCTCAGGACCCAGGCCCCTGCTTGAGAAGGCACTGAGCAAGTTGCTAGCGAGAGGTGCGGTGGCGGGAGACACCAAGGAAAATATCCAGGGGCCACAGAGCCATCCTGTCAGAGGAAGGCccggagaggcagagagggcctGAGAGATCTTTGCATTTCAGAAGCCCCAGTGCTGGGGCTAAAAGGGACCTCGGGGCCACCCTGGGATTGGTACAGAGGCCAGTCTCTgcgcccggggtgggggtggggggtggggggtgggggtgtctcaggcacccctaccctgcctccctcccaccccaccccagcccagggcaGAATCTATCTTCCTAAGTGGGAGCTGTGGTGAAGATGGGTCCAGGATCTGAGGAACGCCCTGGAGGAAAATTCGTGCAATGGGAATTTACTGAGAGAAAAAGCAGCAGAACTAGGGACTACTTGAGCGCACAAGGACGGGTTTCACAACTTCATTCTTAATGCTGATTCCCATCATTGAATCCAGGGGGAAAATCCCAGGGAAACTATTCTGAATGTGTGTTTTTGGGGAGCGGGGGCGGGAATAGCCAGAAGGAAATGGTGGCTCTGAAGCTAATCCCTGTGGACGGTATGTTATCAGCTGTATTTCCCCAAGGGGGAAGAAAACCTTGCCCACTACCAGCAAGGAAGGCTGAGGGCATTTTATTGCCTTGCCCTCAAGGGTGACCCCTGGAGTTGGGCCTAAGTGAGGGGAGGCCCTTTAAGGAAGACTTTGATCCAACTTGGGGGATAGAGTTCCACCATGCCCAGAAATCCCTAAAAAGACAGCAGTCTTTACGGTAgtgttttgggggaaaagaagATTTCACATGGCATGGGTAGTGCCCAGACCATAtggtcctcctccttcccctagACCCACAGCCCCAGCGTTGAAGTCAGAGAGCATCTGATCTCATCCAGACAGCTGGACAGATGGTGGTACTGGGTGCACGCAACGCTTCTTCTgaaccccacccccggccctgtTTTGTGAAGGTCCGAGAAGCAGACATCAGCAGAACCTGGGGCTCTGGCAAGGAGGGGGCTGTGCCTAAGCCTCCTTCCTCAGAGAGGAAGGCCCGGAGCACCAGCAGCAGTGGGGAGAGCGGCCATTCCTGGGGACACAAAGTAAACAGCCAGGTTGTAGGAGCTGTGTTTCCTGTTCCAGTTACGCTGTGGCCAGCTCCTGAACTTAGCAAGCCCGTTCCTGCCCTGGCTGGCACCACAGAGACACAGGGCTCTGTCTTCCCTTTCAAGATGGGAAGGGAAGCTGGGTGGAGGCCATGCAGCAGCTGGGCTGGTAGACCAAGAGGCCCaagccctctccctctgcctgcttccatTGCTTCCACAGTTGGAAGGACAAGGTGGCCCTTTCCTCACCTGAGGCAACTTCCAAGTCCCTAGGGTcatgtgttggaggggatgtagCAGTCAGTGTGGGTTCAGGGTTAAAGGGTAGAGCAGAGACACTccttggggctggggaggggagtgcTATGCTTCTTAGGCCTTCAGAATCTTGTCTGAGAAATGGGCCCCCAGCAGTGCAGGCTGCCCAGCTCTTCCCTCACTGGGGGTCAGCGGAGGCTTGGGAAGCCCCCATGGAAAAGAGAGCCAGGGAAACCTCAGTCAGCAACTCGGGGAAAGGCAGAGTCCAAGGGTAAGGGTGAGAAGTGGGACGTGCCTAGACCCAATGCTGACAAGATGAGACGATCCCCCGCCAGCGAGGCCTGTAGCTTTCATTTTCTGGGTCTCTCCCCACAGTGCAACAGGCCAACTTTTCTGGGAAGTTCTATGCATGATGCCTTCTTCCTGGCTCTAGAGCCTTAAAAAGCCCTGCCCTCCCCCGAGGAAGGATGACAAGGATGAGAGATAGGCCTTGTCACCCtctgaggcagggaggaggaggggaaggtcaGAGTCTCCTTTTCCCGGCCCCGCTAGTTCTCACCCCAGGAACCACCAGTCAAGGCTCCATTTGCAGCACTTTCGTcataagacagaaggaaaaaagggtgAACATTTCCCAGACACTTCACCCTTTAGAAAATTTCCCTCTAGCTAATGCCAAGGGAGCAGGCTGTGGCCTGGGTTATTTACACAAAAATagggcagaaaggaggaggcagaggctctCCCAGGAAGTCACTCGCTCTGGCCCTCTGGCTGGAACACGATGGTTTCTcccacctcaggtcatgaccaaGAATCTAGGCTTGCCCCAGGCAAGTGTCCAAACCAAGCCCTTTCCCTGGAAGCTGCCAAGCTGGGTGGGCATCCTGTGGGAGCAGGTTTGGCCAGGCTCTGGGACAGCTGCTGGGAGGGGGATTGGAAGGGGGACACAAAGGCTGACTCAGGAACACCTGCTGGGGAAAACTGAAACTCACCCAGAAAGACATGGCCTTCCCAGCCTGGCTGCTGGGGCCAAGGGGCTTCTGCTCAGAATGCTGGCCCTGAAGGGCCTACAGGTgccagctccctgcttgggaTGCAGGGACCCCAGAGCAGC is a window from the Meles meles chromosome 16, mMelMel3.1 paternal haplotype, whole genome shotgun sequence genome containing:
- the FAM178B gene encoding protein FAM178B isoform X4, whose translation is MRPSSLRQHLGSVTLPPSQEQQPKASAELDHKACYLCHSLLTLAGVVVSCQDITPDQWGELQLLCMQLDRHISTHIRESPQAMHRTRLKDLAAQTYIRWQELLAHCQPQAQYFSPWKD
- the FAM178B gene encoding protein FAM178B isoform X2, which produces MLDQQETLPLWQEKAQLFLLSQLLSLMRPSSLRQHLGSVTLPPSQEQQPKASAELDHKACYLCHSLLTLAGVVVSCQDITPDQWGELQLLCMQLDRHISTHIRESPQAMHRTRLKDLAAQTYIRWQELLAHCQPQAQYFSPWKD
- the FAM178B gene encoding protein FAM178B isoform X3, coding for MLSRCLRLFLLSQLLSLMRPSSLRQHLGSVTLPPSQEQQPKASAELDHKACYLCHSLLTLAGVVVSCQDITPDQWGELQLLCMQLDRHISTHIRESPQAMHRTRLKDLAAQTYIRWQELLAHCQPQAQYFSPWKD